Within the Takifugu flavidus isolate HTHZ2018 chromosome 20, ASM371156v2, whole genome shotgun sequence genome, the region ATACAGGCCTTATTAATGGGACTGGTTTACTGAGctggagaaaggggggggggggggggggacaaaagtgCAACTGGTGACAGCATTGACGGCAAAGTCAAAAGGACTAGttagctgctggtggggggaaAACTCAAGACCTCAAGGGCAAGAGGCATTAATTTATACCACATTAAGTTGCCATTTACATTTtgaaggggaggggaagggggggggggtccaaaaaTGTGCGCTCCTGAACATAAACATAACCAAAAtctatgcacacacacacacactcactattGTTCAGAAAGCTTCTATTAAAAGTCCGTTCTGACTGCACATGAATGTGAGCGGGCAAATAAAGTTCTTCTTCACCACAGCGAGAACCGTTGTCCTCATCTGcctggttaaaaataaaaaagatcaaaggatcTTGGAGTTGGGACCATTTTAGGCCACGTTCACCCGACAATGTAGCAACCAGGCGACTGACTTGGCGGTAGCGAGCTCGGTAGGTGAGTTGATGGTACCAACgcttccttccccccccccccccccagaggttCAGCGTATCAACGCAGCTGATAACAACCAAGCAGTCAGCAGTGTGCACGAGGCTCGGTCGCCGGCCGTAGCTGCTGCTACGAAACCAGCCTTCCGATTAAAAATTAGGGATCCTTTTGCTGATTCCTGCACTAAATTCATGCCTGTAATCACGTGTGATCGCGATGGTGGGTGGCTTTTTCCAtcaagctttgtgtgtgtgtgtgtgtagggggggtcAGAACGGAGGGGCAACGGGCTACATATGGCATCGTAAAGATATTAATCACTGCACCCTTTAAGCGACGGCTGACAGCACCCAGACCCACCGCCATATTGGTCCACTTCATATGCTAATGCACAGAGAGGGGGACGCAACGCCCAGGTTTATTTGTATCCCTTAGCCCACTACATGCACAAAAGCCACTTGACATTTCTATTGCCATGTTTTTATCTTAGGTAAAGAGGCCCCCTGTGACACCGCCCACcgccgcacacacacgcacacacacaccaaggcaACCTGCACgcacacgccacacacactcacagctccTTCCATTGCAGTGGTCAATGACTTTTAAATAGCTGGCAATAGAGTGGGCATGAATAGCCAATAAGCTAATTCCTCCTATTCATTCCGTCGCTGCACTCTATTGGGCTGAAAGACCCTCATTAGATGCCAGGCAGCCTTCCACATGATTGAGAGCTGTTATTATGCACCTTTAACAATTAATGTCACATTACACGCATTATCCCCGTCATTAAGCCTTTAGTGAAGCCAATGAATGCCACTTGTGCTGTATACATGAGCTCTGAAGAGAGAATAGGAGGGTGGTCACTTGTCCCCCTCTTCTCATCAGTTTCACGCAGTGGTGGAAGACCCAACGGCATTCAGTTATTGAAATGGGAAAGGAAATCTGCTCAGATGAATATATACTCTTATAGGGaccattcatgtttttattcaaataacAGCGAGATTAGGGAGACAATGTCACCGCCTAGAGACGGGGAACGCCGGACACTTTCCTcacctttgccaatgaccagtCCGCACTTGTCTGCTGGTACTGCATAGGTCACCTCCTGCAGGCCTCCAGAACCTCccatgttgcagtcacctcgtCCTCGGCGACCCATTACGCCCCCAAAACCATCTCGCTCCTGTGCGAAAGGCAGGAAACCACGTGGTCAAATGCTTTGTGTAGTTCACTTGTAATGAAATTTGAATTTTAAACTTTTATCGAGCTGCGTTGCTTTAGCCAAACTCAGCTAAATGAGAATTCTTTCCCTGAACGTCTCATGTTCTCTACAATTTCTCAACTAAGACAAAGACGAGGGACAGGACACAAACAGACCTGAGCAGTCTGAACCAGTTCATTGATGATATGGACCGCATGGTGACAGTGGTCGAGCTGGCCCATCACCTGAGCAACACGCTCTGGACTGATGCCGTCATCTGGAGCACAAACAAAAGAGGTTGCAAGTGCGCTCACACGTGGACATTTGTGTGACACGTACGAATTAAAAGTGAAAGTCATTCGGGATTCCACACTACAAAGGAGCAGCTGTGCAAAAATAAAGGCCTTATTTCAGCATCTAACCTTGTTTGAATTGAATCCTGACACCCGCATCGTTCTGAATCTTTCTGATCATCTCGCCGTTCCTGCCAATGATGATTCCAACAGCAAATCTAGGCACAACCACCTGGACGGAATGTGGCCATTTTAAGATGACAACTAAAATCATTTGAATAATATTTAAAGTGAGAGACAGAAGGGCATCACTTACATCAAGAGTGCTTCCACCCATCTTGGATCCAAAGTCTGCTCTGCCAACCCTGAAGTCTCCTTGGTCCTTGTCTCTGATGAGCTTCACCACGAGTTCACGGGCTTGCTGGAACGGACGCAGACGTCTAGATTTAAAGGGCTGCACCTAAAAAGGCCTAAAACTGGGCAGAGACAAAGCTCCCCATAACTGACCTGCACTTTCTGGGGATCCCCGGTGATTCTCAGGGGCTTATCGGCTCCAGTGGGGAGGGGGTCATCCTGAATCATTATCATCTGCACTCCTGTTCTCTCCTGGAGGGGTGCAATCAGACCAGAAACGGAGGCCAAAGGGATTATTTAATCATTATTCGACAACAAATCCTAGCATCCTATTGCAAATGTGTCCTGGCAAAACTGTAACAGGTGATGCAAGCTCATGATATTAGCCAGCAATTTTAGGAGAAATTGATAGTCTGATAgattcctgctgctgtgggttaTTCAGTCATTTAGAGGCAGCAGAATAATTCAACCGCTATCTTCAAGACGGCCACATTAGTGGGGtggagtaaacaggaagtgctcgtcatgctcacacctgcagctgtttgatggtCTCTCCCTTTTTGCCGATGACCAGGCCAACTTTGTTGGCAGGGATGAGGATCTGCTGGATGGAGCCGTTGCCGTCCATGTCGCAGTGGAAGCCGGGGCCATAACGACACTGTTCCACGATCTCGTTCAACAGTCTCTTGGCCAGCCTGttcgggggcgggggggtggttACATATTTTCATTGCCATGTGTGAATGAGGCGTTCAGTGACTCGGTGAGTGATTAAGGAGAGGTGAGAAGGGACCTTGAGTTGGTGCAGCGCGACACAACAACAGGACACACTTGACAAACCTCGTGTGCAAACTGACGGAATGGTTCCGGGCTCAGAGGAGACACTTACTCGATGTTCTCCGGGCTGCCTGTCAGGGTGCACGGCCTGTCCAACATGCCTCCGCTGTCTGGAACAGAACAACGACGAGACGTTACTGTTGTCCAAAACAAAGACCGTTAATAAGCGCTCAGTCCCATTTGACCAGATTCCAAAGGTCTGATTGAGACCTCTGGTGAATTAACTTTAAAATGTGGACAACAAAATGGACACAACTTTGAATAGCTGTGAAATAAGTGCAACTTCCAGGGATTTAACAGACACCTCAAGGGTTTCAAACTGCCTTTTGGCAAACGTGCGAGTGGGTTTTCGTCTCATTCGAACCCATAAATGGCACCAactcaagaagaaaaatacttCCAGAATGTTCTGAACAACTTACCTGAAGCTATTTGGATCTTACATCCAGATTCCAGCTGAATTCTTGAGATCTGCTCACCTCCTTTTCCAATGACTATGAATGAGACAGATTTAAGCCTTTTTTGAATTTAGACAGGGGTCTGAGGCAGTGACCCAAACACCGAGTAAAACATCAATACTGATGATGACATTCATGCTGAAAATAATGAACTGAAGGGCTCCTTACTGAATCCGACCATTTTATCAGGCACTTTGAAGTCTTCTGTTGCCAGAGCCCTGAAAGGGATTAGAATGGGATCAATAACTGGCAGACCCGAGAAAATAATGCAGCTACGGACGCAAATGACTGCACGAGTCAAAAGGTGCGACATCCTCCCCAATCGGCTGATTGAGCGAGCTCAGTTTATACAAATAACCGATTCTCAAAGTGAAGCAAACATTAAAACTATTCGAGCCGCAGTGAAACCATTTAAAcgtattaaaataaaactgcctCACCTTTGATGTACCATTGAACCGAGGTGGTTCCCTACTGAGAGGAGACGGAAAAAGAACCCAATTAGCACGGGAGAAGCCATTTGATATCAGAGttgaaaacaaatgcattaaaatacATGTTTGAGTGAGGGGACAAAGGCGGCGCTGCCAATCTGTCGTGTTCGTGTCTGACCCTCGGCGGGGGGCCTTGGGCAGCACGGTAATCAGGCCTGCGAGTGTTTCAATCACAGCCCttcagacagagaggcagaagctGGGTCAGCGGCTGCTGCTCCTCGATTGAATTTTGACAGGTAGCGCAGAATAAAGGTCCTGCAGGGTCAGCGGAGGATTGGGCCGGCGTGGACGCCAAAACCGGAATTGATATCTAGCAGCTTCCATCAATTTTATGCTCGTTTGCTACGATTTCAATTCTTCTGGAAAGGCGCCGGGGTTAAAGCTCGAGATCGGAGCGGCTATGAATATAAAACAGGGGAGCTCAGTCAAGGACAAGACGGAAACAAAATGTATACATTTAATGGGAAGAGCtagcaaaaacacaaatggaCATTTTCTGGCATTGCCCACTTAAACTGGGGACGACCTTGACAAAGAAACTAAAGGACAAACTGCTGTGAACAGCAAACGGAGCATCAAACATTCTGAGATTGGAGAAGCGTGCGATTTATTCATGCATTCGAGTCTGAACTATAATAACTGACAAGAGGATGGGATTAATGACAACTGTTGCCACTTCAAGGCTGTAAAACGGGTCCGATTCTCGATGCCTTTCCAGGACGCTGCGATCAGACGCGCCCGCGCTACAACCGCGTCAGATAACCACGCAAACGCCAGCCGTGCCGAGTCACTGAAGGCCCATTTTACTGCAGACTCGCTCAATTTTAAACaacctaaaaaataaaaaatgggcAAGCGGAAGAGCCGCCTACAGCCAAAAGATTAAAGTTAAAGGTCCCGTTTGGAAAACAGCTGCAGTCTCAGGGTCGTTGAGGCCTGTTTGGAGTTGATAACGGCCCTTTTCCACATTTCAGAGTGCTTTATAACCGTTTTAACCACTCTAATGTTGAGTTTCCCCCAGAAGAAAATAGCCTTTGTTCACTAAAAGTGACACCATTCACTGAGCTGCACCCCGGCCGATGCCCGGCGTCACTCTCACCTCAACAGCACGAAACCTCCATTTGCCTTTGGTATCGGGGAAATTAACTGGGGAAACTGGAATCCAACATGAACACAAACCGACACGCCTCCGGCGCCACCACTTTGGTACGAGACCAAGTTCCCCGAGAGGCGACGGTCGTCCCCGAGGTCCAGCTCAGTGGTCTCAGAAGACAAGCGCCACGCCGGAGGAGCCCTTCTCTCATTTAGATAATGAGGGGATGGCTCCTCCATGTGGCGGCTCAACACCACGCGGCTCAGCCCGACTCAACAGCTGCGGTCACTTCAGCCCTGACGGGGAAGGTGTGGGCGCCGCCGCCACTCGTGACCAATAAGGCCGTTTTACAGAAACTATACTTTGTCCTTGGGTCTGCGTTTCAGGCTAAGTGCTATAGAACGGTCAGGACCAAGATAAGGTTTTTGCCTGGCGTATGTGCGGATGGCTGACCTCCATTGTCAAGGGAGCGTTTCTGGCCTCCGAAGCCATACAGGGAAGGGTCGATGACCGGAGAGGAGCTGTTCATGTTGGGCTGGTCTCCCATCTTGGCTGCCATCTGAAAAGACAACAGACAAAGGCGATAAGAGTTTCTGCACCTCTTATTGCCAAATACGGAAAACAAGAAACTGATGAAGCAGACGATCAGAAGTGTCTCGCCCCTAATTTAGAACGACAGCTGCAGGTCGTCGAGGCTCATGTTGTGCAGTAATGGATATTTAAATCTGTTACTTTGCAtaaagagcagcaacagcagtttCCAGTTTGCATTAATACGTATGGGAAGATGTACGAGGCTACGAGATGGCTTTTACCTCAAAGAGAACAATCAATAGATACGTAATTTGGATGAAAAACGATCCAAGTCAATCTGTTCATAACCTTTGGAGTCACTCTGCTCAGTCAAATGGCTGTCACAAACTCCTGGGAGGAGGTAAAAGCCCACGGATCCGATGTGACAACAGAACTATTGTTAGACAGCTAAACTGGTGTTTCCAAGATGTCGCTTCTGCAATTCATCAATGAGATGCAGGTAACGGGTGATTAACAACCTCTCGTTACCTCTACATATTTCTGCGGTCCTACTTAAAAAGGTCAAAGAGACTACTGTTGAAGTAGCTGCTGCAACATAAATATTCATCTGACATGCATCGACTGCTTGCTTACATAACCGTTGGGTCTGGTTTACAGACGTGCAGCCCAGGAAACCTCGTGGAAAACCTATCCTACGGTAGAAAACCTTCAATGTCCACCGAGGCCTCTGGGCAAACACCACTGCGGCCTAAACCGCCTTCCAAGACCAACTTACTTATTGAATGCAATCTTTGCTGTGAGAACATACAAACAAGATATTAAATAACAGCAGTCAGTAGATTTCCAACCTTTGGGCTTCTGAAAACATCTAGCCGGTCGAGAAAAATATAATGACACATGGACAGGTGCACAAATGAATATACAAATGTTGAAATATAGCAGTCAACTCCTTTAATGGGTGATTTCAGTATGTTCACTGTATAGTCGAGACAGTCCTGTCTGTATAATGACAGGCATTGCTAACTTGTCTGGGTAAAATGAGACTAACTGGGgtagagggaaagagagaggggcagaTTTGCCAGGtattttacacaggccaatggAGAAAAGAGTCCAAGTGTGCTCggcgggggtggaggggggtatTTGAACCGATGACGTTACCTTTACTTACATGGCCTTACTCCAACGCAGCCAGTCATGATGCATACCATGCAAGCTAGCCACCTAGCCCGAGTGCTACTAGCTTACTCTGACGCATTATGTACCACATATGTGCAAGACTGGTTCAAATCTCAAATTTGCAGCGTGTTTCATAGTCAAATAAAAGAAACTCACGGCTCAGAACCTTGGTATTGTGCGTTTGATTACCGGCGGAGCTCAAAGTATTTAGTTCAGGCAACAGCCAGTTTCACTTAAGCTAGCTGGTGAATTCGAACCCGACAAGCGAGCGTGTGTGTCGGGCAGCCCGGCGGTGGGGACTCGATGTCGAATTTAATATTGGTGTCACGCTTTTTTTAGGAGCTGCTGGATCTCAAACTTGGGATGCCAAGTTGGGAAGCTAGGCTAGCTACAACTTCTGTCAGTTGACAACAGGTTGCAGCGCCGTCTTAACTGGTGAAACTTGGAAACTTCTTTTTCGGGGAGGTTATACGTTATCTCAAACGGGCGCAACTCCTTAACGCATCTGAGCGGCTCTAAAACGTGTAGTTACCGCGTCCTCTCCGCCGTGTAAACTATAATCTGCTCCCTCAGCTATGCCGTCTCGGCTATTTAAAGTTAGCGTGCTAGCTCGCTGTGAGCGTGAGTAGTTTGTAGGTTCCCCGGGTGCCAGACCAAAATTCGGCACCGCTCCACATGCAAGTACGCCGATTGTCGACCGAAACTACCGACCCCGTGTTCGCTGGTCGACATTTACCTGTCGCACTCGGCGTATAGTGTCTGCGAAGTCATCTTTAGATCCGGGCTGAGCCACCGAGGCCTGTTCCTGAACCAGCCCTGCCATCATCACCATACGCCTCGGCAGCTGAGAGTGAGAGcgcacttaaaaaaaacaggaacagcacaCGTGCCAAGCCTCAGCTCCGCGAGCCAGACGATCTCGCGAGTTGACGGCATCATAGCCGCCATTGCTAATAAAACCCACGTGATTCATTTGGGATATTAGCATAAGGGCTAAGAGTCATTAAAACCTGTGCTATATTGTGTCTTTGTTGCCAAAACGGGTGGAATagtttactttaaaaaaaaagagagaatataTATGCTATACAACAAACACCAAggtttaataaaataaataaaaaaactaaaTGTCTCATGTTGGGGGAAAAGTCACAAAGAATTGTGTCGTAATGTCAGGCCAGTCAAGATAGCTCTTAATGAATTTGGAAATAATTTCTCTTTATTGCAATTAACAGTGTTTTTCAGCTGTCCATCTGGCATGCAATGCCCTGTTTATATGGGGTGGCCTCTTAATTCAAGACAAATTAAGCGTTTTAAGACTTTCTGGATGATTTCAAGTTTTGAATCGATATCCTCAATATGAATCCGGTCAATGGTGGAAAAACGGACCCAAAGAGCTCCTTGAAACAAGAGCAACAGGTTGGAGCCAAAACATAGCAAAAAAATAAACGGCAGAAAAATAGTAACCAAATCACACAGGTAAATTTACCTTATTAAAGATTCGGAAGGCGAAGAAACAGACTTGTCTTCAATGTCCCCAGTGTCTTCAATGTTCTTAGTCATCTGGTATCATAGACAAAACAGCAACTTTGCATTTGTTGAAGACAAAACTGAACATGGAAAGACACCACAAGCAAAAAAGCAACTGAAAGTGACTGTAAGGCCGGAAACCCAGATCATAATATGGTAAAGATCACGTGTTCCAGACTTCAGCTAAAGTTCATCTTGACTGCAAAAAGTTTACATTCAACGATCaaatctgtgtttatttcatCACCATTCTTTGTACATTTACTCAGTGCtcacagaaaaagaacaaaaaaaagtccaaatcttGCAATGTTCACTgactaaaacaacaaaagaggaaaattcTCTCTGTTGCTACACAATCCGAGCAGGAGCTGCACATGTGGAAACATCTACTGCACATCTGGAAAATGCCCGTACCCAGACAGAAGACAgtgaaattgttttaaatttccaAACTCTTTATGCAAAACAGTTCCTGCTCCATAAATTGCCCCCAAGTTTGGAACAGCAGATATCAGGACCTTAAGGAATAAACAGTCAAGATTCAAGTTCTCTCTCTAGTTAAGCTGAAAAAGATGAATTCTATTCTAATTAAATGTAATGACCTGCCTTTAGAacaatgattgtttttttttgtttaacatTCAGTGGaacttttatatatttaaaaacatgtaTCGTGTCTTAACGCTTCATTCTACTTGACCTGTCAAGATTGACCTAAAGCTGAAGACAAGTGTGTTGGTGTGGGGCGTCTTAAACACTATTTTCCTAGTCTGTCAGCCTCTGGGCATGTTAGCACCTCTCCAAGCAGACAAATCAGTTGGGAGACGATGGCTGTTTCCAGACTTTTGGATGAAGACCTCCAATTTAACATGAGTGAAGCATGAACTGGCCTCCGACATATTGCTACCATGTGCTGTACAATGAGTTCAAGGTGGCTGGGAAAGCATTTGAGAGCTCTGGTATCAAAGGGGAAGTCAGACGGGgcgctgccacacacacacacacacacatgcgagcacggacacacacgctGAGGATTTCTAATAAATTCTGCCTTCACCATTGAGTCAAACAGATGATGAAGTCAGTTAATGTAGGTGGGTGTCTGGCTTCCTGCCAGTCAAACAATGGGAACTGAGTAACTGTGTGCTTGCATTTGTGTGCGTACGCGAGTGTGTGTTGCGGTTACCACCGCAGGCCGATCGAGTGTCAAAGACAAATTCAGCTTCCTCTGCATCGCTCTCTTGTAGAACACAAGCACTCGTTCCCAGGGTTCACCGGAGGGGCCTCTCGACAATTGAGTGCACATGAGCACTTCGAATAAAGACTTCGAGCAATCGAAAATATGCAAAAGAAGTAATtgaacctttttttctgttggCTTTCATTTTGTACGGATTGCTTCTGATGTTTTTGTGGTCAGCCAAGTGGAATACACACCCAGCTGGACCATCATGATTTTCTAGAAAAAAGCCAATATTGACCCATCtttttttatcttattttttttagcaacTGAGCTTTTACCTCCTACTTTATCCTCCAATCTGCAATGAAATGGCTTTATGAAGCTGTAATTGCTCTATAATCGCCATGGGTTCAAGAAATAGATGGTGTTTTGAGTGCAGAGGCTGTAACTATATTTGGAGTTGAAACTGGGGAAAGGAGAAATGTTAAAAACATTAAAGAGCCGAGACAGAGCGGGCGCTACTGTTTGCTAGGTTGCTTACTTATTCATTTACTCATACCTTTTTCCTCTGAGGTGTCACTATTGATTCTTTTGTTAGGCTGTCTCATGATTGATTTACagtacaaccccccccccccccagcttaaAACAAGAATTTAAAAAATCCATCACACGGAGTTTGTGCCGTATAGGATCAATTAACTAACATGGAGAGTAATTGGGATTTACTTTCACACCCCAACCTGTTATCAACCTTGTCTTGTCCGTGGTGGCGGTAGGATTAGGTTTGCTTCAGAGGGGTGAAGAAAACCAGATGCTGGAATAACAACAGGAGTTAAAATGTGATAGAAACGTGAGAGGAGAAGAGCGTCAccaggacacacaaacagcccGCTAACAGGGATCATCCTGCCTGACAGAGGAGAGTGACAGCCGAATGGGATAAATTTGCtccttgtcccccccccctttctcccaTCGATGCCACTTTTGCTTTGTCACTTTCTGCTCttccctcctccagcctctctgcTTTGATTCTGCTCTGTATCTGTATTTTAAATGACTCAATTACACAGGATCCTGCAGTGAAAATTACGGATGTTTTCCACTATTTCTCTCCGCCGGGACACCGTGACCCCTCCAGGGCTCCAAtaactccccctcctcccttttctctccattCCTTTTTATCCAcctgtctttattttcttcctctctcaccGTCCCCCCCCCGATAAACATTCTTTTGCCTTTCTGCGACTGAGAGGAAATAATAGCTAAATGGTCTTGTTTGTGCGCTCTCGGCACGGAGAGCTGACAAAAAGTGTTTTCCTGGTAATTCTTCTGTTGTGACCACACaacaagctgcagaaaagagtcTGATGACACACAAAGATGTTCAAATCCAAGCAGCAgtcaaagagaaataaaagcgCATCAGTTGGTGGGCCAGaatattcttttctttttattcactCAAAGCCGAGCAGTGTTACAACAGCACTTTAAACCTGTTTTGTTTGGGGTCTGGGGGGGTTTAAAAGTGGATTCTGTCTCTGAtggatcctgctgctgttgaacaTACCCTCAAGATAAACCCTTAACGTACTGCTGTGCTGTGAAAAGTGATAAGAAACGATCAACTGGAGCCAAAACGTGCTCATTTGGTACGAGGAGTCAAACATTTAGGAGGCGACATTGTTGAGTTTTGCATTGCGTTGCTGTATTACAGACTGTTACATGGGAAATGTCTGGAAATGACATTATTCCACACATCCTCACAGACTGGGCTGCATTTTATAAAGGTGCAGCCGGCATTAGCGCACATTCGATCAGCTTGCTGCTCATAAACAGTTTAAATGATGTCATAAAACCTATCTGAAGGCCAGTTAAACACCCAGCCCAAACAGGCTGCATACCCAGCGGTGTAATTCAAGCACAATCGGAAAGAACGTACACATTACCGTCCATCATAACTCGTGCCATAACAACCAAATAACCAATGTTATTAAACATTTAGATTGTCCAGGGGATTTCCTGAGAGCAGGGCAGACAAAACTAGCAGCACCGGCCAGCGTGAGCCTGATGGGCCTCTCGGCCATTCACCACCTCAAACGCCAACAGATCGAAGAACATAAGAGTGAGTGGCAGCAAACAAAACCCACCAGTGGACCCCccgggagaggggggggaatgGGAGAAACAGGAGCCAAGCCTCCTTTAAAATGAGGGAGATAAATCTATTGATCTGAGATCAGCAGGTTGCACCTCTGCTGCCTGAAGAGAtctaatgatgatgaagatggcggCAAATGGGCGGAAATATCCAAACAATAACCACGATCTGAGTTTGGAAGCCACTTGCAACACAGGACTTTTTGTgaaatattttactttttattgaTCCCAAATAAAGGggatagggggggggggggggttcaactAACCACAAGTTCAGCTGTTGACCTGAGGAGAGTAACTAAATCCACCTGCAAAGTTGATCGATTCTCGTTCGCTCCACAGAGCCTTTTGATTCCGCTCCAGTCGATGTTAGTGGACGTTGTGTGGCGACGTTTTGGTTGTAACAGGAGACAGGAAAAGTCTTCACACACATTAACCCTTTTAAACGGGCAACACTGAGCAGCAGGcaaaatatttctatttttccaTCAATATTTCATCACCGGCTGAGTCCAAACAAAGCCGGGGGCTTTGAGCATAATGGTCCCATCTGTCCATAGATCTTAAGGACATCAGCGTATGGGTGTCCTTTGACACCAGAAAATAGGCTTCGACGACCAAGGTAAACAGTGCACTCACACCCACAGGATCCATGGATGTTAGCTGCAGCCTGGGAGGCACAGAGTGGATCCTGCGTCAGCATGAAAGCTCCTCACAGATGGTCTCTTGATCTTGTGGCAGCAGATCAAGTTTCAGGAGAATGAATGGACATTTCAGCTATTAGGACAGATGACTTCTGTCGGAGGGCAGCACTGACATTTCCGGCAAAGCCAACTCGCGCTGCCTGGAAATTTTTGGCAAAACCTAAAATTCGCCATCCGAGCTTCGGATCCTTCACAGGTGAGCTGGACATCTGGTTTTATCATACATTTTTGTCTTATCCCCCTATCCatttaaaatatgaataatgtATTTTATTAGTCCACCTAATGGCCCAGTTTTTGCCCGTTACTTGTTTATTGTTTCTTAGTCATAAGTGGGTGACCTCATCATCCCCAGCAGCCATTAGCATCCTATATAAAGCTCAGGGGACTGGGGCAACAACCCCTCACTGGCTAAGTGATGCAGCATTAAGCCAAACATGGAGACATTAGGCATAATTGAGAGTTTCTAGAGATATCAGAGTATCTTGAGGCTCGTGCACAAGGCTGGTGTGTGACAGTAGGAAGTATCAGACAGTTTAAAGCAGGAAGCTCAGTTACCTGAGATACTGAGAGCCCAGATAAGCGGCCGTGTGTGACCTGGGTGAAACGCGCAGCGTGGAAAATGGGGTCGGGACAGCGGGACTGACATGACAATAGAGCCTTAAAAAGAGCTCGCTGAGGTTGAGTTACATGGATAGGAGCCACTTCAGCTTCTGCCTCTAATTGGCGGTAATTAGCCCCCCCGTGGTCATTGTTCCCGCATCAGTTTGTTTTCAGAGATCAGCTGACAGGCAGATGAAAAGCACAGATTTACCCTGATACACTTTTTCTGTGCTCAAAATTACAAATGACTCTCACTGTTACTGAGCAAAAATTGACGTGATTGTGTTTACAAGATCAATTGAAAAGTGTCTGTTTTCTAATTAGTTACCATCCAATAGTGACTAATATCCTTTTATTGTTGCATTACTAACCGCCTTTTTTCAGCCATTTCCAGCTTTGGTGTTGCGTTCACTGACGCCTTGATGCTTCACCTCCAGAGGTCACGGACGGTGACCCCGAACAAGGGCCCCTTTTGTGCGTCTGCTGTTGTAGAACTTGAAGGTCTGCTGACCTGGG harbors:
- the fubp3 gene encoding far upstream element-binding protein 3 isoform X5, giving the protein MVMMAGLVQEQASVAQPGSKDDFADTIRRVRQMAAKMGDQPNMNSSSPVIDPSLYGFGGQKRSLDNGGNHLGSMVHQRALATEDFKVPDKMVGFIIGKGGEQISRIQLESGCKIQIASDSGGMLDRPCTLTGSPENIELAKRLLNEIVEQCRYGPGFHCDMDGNGSIQQILIPANKVGLVIGKKGETIKQLQERTGVQMIMIQDDPLPTGADKPLRITGDPQKVQQARELVVKLIRDKDQGDFRVGRADFGSKMGGSTLDVVVPRFAVGIIIGRNGEMIRKIQNDAGVRIQFKQDDGISPERVAQVMGQLDHCHHAVHIINELVQTAQERDGFGGVMGRRGRGDCNMGGSGGLQEVTYAVPADKCGLVIGKGGETIKNIKEQSRAHVELQRNPPPNTDPSVRIFSIRGTPQQLEKARQLIDERIGGPVMGGNSSFGMNPYNQGPATPPQHGPQTFMTGGWGTFFQIWQPQGQQEHTHNGSQTGQMDWEQYYKKLAGQQNQAAQSSAPEYNKSWGQTAGPGSQQNSSPDFNAWVDFYRQPMAYFNQGTPQTQAPSLQDH
- the fubp3 gene encoding far upstream element-binding protein 3 isoform X7 translates to MVMMAGLVQEQASVAQPGSKDDFADTIRRVRQMAAKMGDQPNMNSSSPVIDPSLYGFGGQKRSLDNGGQPSAHTPGNHLGSMVHQRALATEDFKVPDKMVGFIIGKGGEQISRIQLESGCKIQIASDSGGMLDRPCTLTGSPENIELAKRLLNEIVEQCRYGPGFHCDMDGNGSIQQILIPANKVGLVIGKKGETIKQLQERTGVQMIMIQDDPLPTGADKPLRITGDPQKVQQARELVVKLIRDKDQGDFRVGRADFGSKMGGSTLDVVVPRFAVGIIIGRNGEMIRKIQNDAGVRIQFKQDDGISPERVAQVMGQLDHCHHAVHIINELVQTAQERDGFGGVMGRRGRGDCNMGGSGGLQEVTYAVPADKCGLVIGKGGETIKNIKEQSRAHVELQRNPPPNTDPSVRIFSIRGTPQQLEKARQLIDERIGGPVMGGNSSFGMNPYNQGPATPPQHGPQTFMTGGWGTFFQIWQPQGQQEHSQQNQAAQSSAPEYNKSWGQTAGPGSQQNSSPDFNAWVDFYRQPMAYFNQGTPQTQAPSLQDH